The sequence CTAAAGGGGACATCCAATGGCTCAATGTAATGAAATGCAATTTGAGTCACGAATAAGGGTAAGGTTGAGCCTTGTGACTACTAATCACTATAGTCAGTGTAAAGTTACCTTCTTTCATAACATCATTGTTTGGCCAAATGGTaatgtaggagccattttgtcctATTTATGTGGTTGTTCTTACCCTGCTCACCATTAACACATTGGAACTAAAAATATGCACCTACGGTAATTACATCTGCATGTATTCTCTCCATACCTCTGTGCATCCATACTTGCTGGTCACCTGTGTGCGTATATATTTGACCCATAACCCAAGTCGATATAGTGCCCTCTAGTGTTCACATTAAATTGAATAAATATAGACAAACTatatacacaacacaacaaccacATAAGTAAGCCAAAATTGCTCCTACAGGTAAAGTAATTTGGCATGTATCTGACAACATAACATCTTACAGCTGCCTATAACATAGTTTGATCTCCCATCCTCTCCAACATTAATCCAGGTCCACGATGAGGCTCAGTTCCTGGAGAGGCTGGGCTGCGGTGACATGCAGGGCGTCAAGGTCCTCTCCATCTTCGGCAACACGGGCGACGGCAAGTCCCACACCCTCAACCACATCCTGTTTGGCGGGGATACCGTGTTCTACACCTCCAAGTCCCCCAGCTCCTGCACGGTGGGCGTGTGGGCCGCCTTTGACCCCGGGCTGGGCCTTGTGGCTTTGGACACAGAGGGCCTGCTGGGGGCGGCGGCCAACCAGAACCAGCGCATGCGTCTGCTGCTGAAGGTACTGGCCGTATCGGACGTGGTGGTGTACCGCACGCGGGCCGAGAGGCTGCACAACGACATGTTCCAGTTCCTAAGCAGCGCCTCAGGGGCCTACCTGAAGCACTTCACCCCCGAGCTGCGCGCCCTCTCCAGCCGCTGTGGCATGGAcgttcccctctcctccctgggGCCGGCGGTCATCGTGTTCCAGGAGACCACCCACACCCAGCTACTGGGCCATGGTATGTACAGGAGAAGCCCAGTCACTAACATGCACCACATGCAATCATCTGTTTCTATGCATGCATTACACAACATTTTGCTCCTGAGTTGTTAGGCAACACATTGTTGGGGTATGCTGTCATGTTGTTGCAGACTCATCTGCCCAAAGTAATTGCCCCTTAGGGATAAATAACATCCATTTTTATTATTGAAATGAACAACAACACACCAACATTTTCTTATGTACGGTCAGAATCATACTTAACCGTCACACTGGCTGAGACACCCACACCATTTACACAGCAGTCAGTTGGGTGTGTGAACTCAACCCATGACGATGTCCATCTTTGTCCCCACAGAGCGAACAGATGTCCCTGGCTATGCAGACACTCAGCTCCAGAGGCGCTTCCATGACTTGGGCCTGGGTACAGAGGCCTTCAGCTCAGTGCAGTACGTGGGCACACAGACCATCACTCCACCGACCAACTACTCTCTGCTCCTGGAGGCTGTACGCCAGCAAGTCAGGAACACTGCCACACGATCGCCCCGCCAACCGGTCATCGTCTTCAGCGCCTtgcaggtctgtgtgtgttgatatcTCTTTGCATTGTCGCATAATTCATTTGTTTGATAGACAGGTAATGCCAGTACTAGTGAATGCTAATGGGAATTGGGTGCTTGTCTGGGTAAATAGGCCTTTCCAAAACCCACTGATTGTTTGTTTTTGACCTCATGACCTTGCTTGGCTCCTCCCTTTCCACCCCTTggtttcctcatctctctccttctcccctcctctccaggcCCTGAGTGACAGGTTCTGTGGGGAGATCTTTGACGACAAGATCCCCCTCTACTCCTTCTTCCCTGACGAATACTTCACCTGCTCTTCAGTCTGCCTCAGCTGCAAGTAAGTGACTTACCTGCATCTGCTGCATGTATCTGCTCAGAATAACTCTATCACATGAATCAAAAGTAAATGGGGAGGGACTAACCTGAAATTGTCCAATAGAAGCTCTCGTTTTTGTTGCAAACCATTTTCCATTGCAGAACGTTTTGAtacagtgtgcactaatgaatggTGTATTCACATGCTGCACGCGAGCAAATAGTGCTAGGATATGTGTCCCTCCCAGGTGGGTTGCCACAAAGGAAGCATAAAAGTCGGTTTGTCATATGGATATCATACCTCTCTATGGGTATTCATTCTGTGCAGTGTCTTCTTTCACTTGGGAAATTTGAGCTAGATTAGAAACCAAATATTTTCCCTAAACACACTGATTGGTGTTCATATCCAGAAATAGGTATTGGTTTAACAGGCTCTCACTGCTTGAATATAAAGCTTTGTTTGTCCCTGTTATAAATGTGTTATGATGCACGTCTAACGTGTTAAGCCGctaggagagaaggagaaacgcCTTTTGGCCATCCACCAACATGGAGTGTTATTCACAGATGTTCAGCCAAATATTTTCTGTACACCTTCACGTTCTACACAAGTAACTTGGATGTTAGGTTTGTGATGGATGGATTCAACCGTCCTTCTGATTTGTATAGGGGTTTTCCTTGTTCTCTTTCCCCTCAGTATCCGCTGTAAGAACGGGATGAACCATCTCAGAGACAGGGTCCCTCACCTGGCAGACGGACTGTGTCAGTACGCTCACCAGTACAACAACAAGGTCCTCATCTGCAAGGTAAGACATTTCACATATGGTCTATGTCTGTGATGGGACATGAGAGAGAAATTACGCTCCGTTGAAAGCAATAAAGACTTATTAATGTGATCTGAAAAGAAAGTTGACAGTAGTGTTCTTCTATATACGATATAGGATTGAATCCTGTGGAGATGATATTGAACAGTTTTGTAGTACAAGCCAAATGCATGAACTTAGccgtaatcatatgttgtgtgCTCTCTCCCTGATCTGGTCCTACCCACACAGAGGTGCTATGAGGGGGGCAGGGAGGTTATTGTCATCCCTAAAACCTCAGCCTCCACAGACAACCCCTGGTTTGGGCTGGCGAAGTACGCCTGGTCTGGGTGAGTTGCCGACGTAATCTGGACTCTTTgcagacactgagacacacacaccacacacatattaACTTTTATGATGGCATTAAAGATGTCCCTTTCAACCAGGGCTCTCGAATCCATTCAATGAAGTACCACTcatacacagatatacacacacgtcCAAACATGGAATCCACTCTGCCATCGAAGCCAATTCACTAtatctttcctccccctctcatccttTCCCCCACCACGGTGCCCCTGTCCTGCCAGGTATGTCCTGGAGTGTGGCAGCTGTGGCATCATCTACCGCAGCCGACAGTACTGGCTGGGCAACCAGGACCCAGAGAGCGGCGTGGTGCGGCCCGAGGTCAAACACGTCTGGGACGGGGTGAGCAGAGCTTCCTAGTCCAACACACTCCTCGTTGTACTGACCGGCACAACATGCAAACAGTCACTCAAGCTCAATTGAAGTATCAGTGAGAATATTTAGAGGCATTTGAGACAGCAGGTTGTAATATATGCGCAAAGTCTCTGGAATATATTTCACTTTCAAAGTATGTTACCTGTCAAAGGTTAATAAAGATGGCGTTACTTGCACTGGCAACGTCAACTCTGCACACTGTCCTTCAATGTGTCAGTCATCATCAGTTCTGAATGGATGAACACGTACTGCCAACATGGATATCAAATGCATTCAAAGATGGCCTCCATCTGACCGTTGTTCTCCCTGTCTTTGTGTGTCCAGTCTGAGGCCTTCCTGACAGACCACCAGAATGCGGCCCAGAGGATGCTGGATGGGATGAACTTTGTGATCCAGTCTGTGTCGGAGTATAGCACGGGCCCCACCAAGGCTGTCACGTCCTGGCTCACTGACCAGGTGGCCCCGCTCTATTGGAGACCCAACACGGACATCACCGTGAGTCATCCCTCTCACAACATCATCGAACCAGCAACACGGCATCTAGACCAGCAACACATTCACTTTTTGAAGACATAGCAGAGCCCTAAGAATAGCTGTTTTTATTGAGGCAATAGACCCAGTGCCCAAATACCAAAAGGATGCAGCGTTAGTTCTAAACCCAATATATCATTATAGTGAATGAAATCAATACTCGGCTGTTGTAATTCTCAAATGTTGCACTGAACAGAGTTGTATGGTTGAGTGTATAGTATAGTTTTGACTACTGGCTCTTGACATTCTAATCATTATTGTGCTCTGTCCCTGTCCCCCAGATGTGTCACTGCTGTAAGAAGCCCtttgaggaggcagagaggaagcaCCACTGTCGTTCGTGTGGCGAGGGCTTCTGCCAGGCCTGCTCCACCCGCAGGATGCCCGTACCCGAGAGGGGCTGGGGAAGCACCCCCGTCCGGGTCTGTGACGCCTGCCACCGCCAGGGAGGGACCGACACCACCAACCAGGGTCAGGATGCCAGCTAATGTCTGATTTAGGATCAGTGTTTGGTCATGGATGTTAATGTACAAGCTGATGTTACCTCATTCTTAGTCTGATTCAGGATCAGTTTTTAGTCAGATTTATTATTTTGTAATGAATGAATgagggttgcatcccaaatggcacccagttCCTCTTatactgcactacatttgaccacgGTGGGCCGTTCTGGGTCGGACAACGCTTACTTGCCGAAGACTTACCTACTTACTTTACTTACTTGGACTCCGGACAAAAGTAGTACtaacaaagggaatagggttccatttgggagacAACCGAGGTGTTTGAAGTGAATAGTAAGTGTTCATTCATGTCTCCCTCGAGAAAGAGACGACTCATCTCAAGGGACTTCCTGGTTGAATACAGGTTAAAAGAAAATGTGTTCCAGTGGTCCTGATGGCTCTGTTGGTCCCTCTCTGTGTCCTATAGTGGCTGTGGTGGAGCCGCGGGGGCTGATGGCCCGCAGGGTGACAGAGGTGGCCCAGTCTACTCTAGACATGGTCACCACTGCAGTGGACTACCCGCTGTGTGAGTATGGCTAGCGTCATGTCGGAGCCAGCGTCGTGTTTGAGAAACGCATCACAAATAAAGCTAGCTAGTATACATGTCTCTGTGTATTCACAAAAACACTTGGAAACCATAGACATTTTACAGCGTATGCAGACAGTAATCCACAAGATACAGCATTTTAATATTATATTCACAAAGATTACACAGTCTTTATCCTCTGCTCTGACTCAACGGCAACTACTTTATAAAGAGAGCTAtttatttatctctctgtcctccatgtTCCAGGCTTTGTGAAAGGAGTGGCCCGGCCTGACTACTGGGTCCCCGACCCCCAGATCGTGCAGTGCCACAGGTGCAGCAAAGCCTTCACCCCCAGTATGTCCAAGCACCACTGCCGGGCGTGTGGCCAGGGCGTCTGCAGCGGTTGCTCCTCCAAGAGCCGCCCCGTGCCCTCCCGTGGCTGGGACCACCCTGTTCGCGTCTGTGACGGCTGCGCCATTCGCAAGGGCAGCCTGTGAGGTCAGGGCAGAGACCAGGGACACTATTCTGCCGGGCATCTGAAATCTAGTCAGACGCCACGGCAcactacatgttgtttatctttGTCTCCCTGTGCACTATGAGCCACTGACCTTTAAGAGAAAAATCCAGGTGAGCCCTGTCCTGTGGGGAAGGCATTCGACTGATGTCCTGGAGTAGCACTCTAAACATGGGACTGCCTCATCTGATATCGACTGCCTAAAACCAGGGACAAGAACTGGACTAGCGGGACAAGAACTGGACTTCTGAAAACTGGAATGCCGAGACAGTTGTAAATGACTGAGTGTAGAAGACTGAGagaacccccaccccccctcccccaacccaAACTACCCACTGTCGGCACCGAAAGACATTAGCCAAACAACTTTTCTGTTAGTGATAAGGCACAAGAGGCAGTCTGTATGTTAATTTAGGCTCTGCTTATCTTAAAAGGTGGGCACCTTTGGGATCCATTGATGTTTGAAACAAGCACATCATTTTGAATGAATACTGAGGGTTTAGTTAGTGATAATGCACCAGAGGCAGTCTTAATATCATTCTTATCTGTTGGGAATGGCTGAACATTCATGAGTTAGGTTAGATTTTAATTCAGGTGTGGGCTGTAGTGGTCAGCCAAGCCTTTGCCTCAGACAACGCCAAGGAGTAACATCCCTGTAACCATGGTAACCCGACAAAGAGGAGACACCGGAAGTGACATCGCAACATGATCTTCCTCCCTGATGCGATCTCAGGCAGTGCGCCATGGTTTGAGTCGATGCACAAGACAGGAAAATGAATGAAGATGTCACATACAGACATTCCAGTTTACATTTGTACCCTTTTTCACACTGTCATGCTGACCCCATCCATACTCTCCTGGCTTGTATTTTCCTTTgacattgtcctttccagcatgGTTCCAGCAACTAGGGTGGATTGTTAACCAGGTCAGTGCAGTACTGCTGGG comes from Salvelinus alpinus chromosome 21, SLU_Salpinus.1, whole genome shotgun sequence and encodes:
- the LOC139547850 gene encoding zinc finger FYVE domain-containing protein 1-like; this encodes MRCIVVVGSGGSCCYGQSRDGLITMSEVLMKEMEEVSLCHIKTEEHPENGRSFLLVDEQENLQVHDEAQFLERLGCGDMQGVKVLSIFGNTGDGKSHTLNHILFGGDTVFYTSKSPSSCTVGVWAAFDPGLGLVALDTEGLLGAAANQNQRMRLLLKVLAVSDVVVYRTRAERLHNDMFQFLSSASGAYLKHFTPELRALSSRCGMDVPLSSLGPAVIVFQETTHTQLLGHERTDVPGYADTQLQRRFHDLGLGTEAFSSVQYVGTQTITPPTNYSLLLEAVRQQVRNTATRSPRQPVIVFSALQALSDRFCGEIFDDKIPLYSFFPDEYFTCSSVCLSCNIRCKNGMNHLRDRVPHLADGLCQYAHQYNNKVLICKRCYEGGREVIVIPKTSASTDNPWFGLAKYAWSGYVLECGSCGIIYRSRQYWLGNQDPESGVVRPEVKHVWDGSEAFLTDHQNAAQRMLDGMNFVIQSVSEYSTGPTKAVTSWLTDQVAPLYWRPNTDITMCHCCKKPFEEAERKHHCRSCGEGFCQACSTRRMPVPERGWGSTPVRVCDACHRQGGTDTTNQVAVVEPRGLMARRVTEVAQSTLDMVTTAVDYPLCFVKGVARPDYWVPDPQIVQCHRCSKAFTPSMSKHHCRACGQGVCSGCSSKSRPVPSRGWDHPVRVCDGCAIRKGSL